In candidate division KSB1 bacterium, one DNA window encodes the following:
- a CDS encoding T9SS type A sorting domain-containing protein — protein MNRLLIAAVLMISVFRLNAQQPEDGWSFSYPGDNFTNDALLDLRYLNENIAGENGFVQLSPDGNSFQTENGTPIRFWSINGGEETRRMSDAELARFARFLAKMGVNMIRYHGSINPTGANINDIDKDDVNGIWRMVAAMKKEGIYSTISPFWPHFGHMGEPKLSGWGIPGYTGNDDLWGVIYFSDTLKNAYKNWVNYLYTEKNPYTGVALKDDPAVGVIAVMNEDGLFWWTVSMMKEDFMPIVRKKFYQWAVAKYGSASAVKAAWSNAAESKDNWAAEELGLYHIWDATQPQSGGKAKRLTDQIQFLAETQRKFYAEIHDYYRSLGCKQLIYANNWKTADATLLFDAERYTNTSCEIIAINRYYDPGHVGPNAGWRIDPGDCYEGKSVLFRPHQLPVNIKQVVGHPTLVTESGWNLPHKYQAEGPFLVAAFMSLTGVDSYYWFSPTSPAYDPNPYFTWANLPGGQHPMHRWTISTPGQLAMFPANALIFRKGLISEGKTMVHEVRTPTSIFARQMPLISEENSFDPNRDNYSNINPAKDTPVSPLAHLTGRIEVVYDTVASGSVVSPAIEADIDYHKKIIKASNGQIEWDYKNGICVLNAPSAKGVCGFVKSKQSFDLNDVIIESSNDYAVVNVVAMDDKPISESSKILIQIGTVYRPTGWAEVATSFDLNGTMVSGFKIENTGKMPWKCANTQVTVKIKNKGLNLARLLDAAGYAKSTIDIVDEGEHVKIELPATAMYVVLENTTTPVEKSSGLNLKNHHLFDNYPNPFNTATMIHYFLAQPGFVSIDVYNTIGQRVDNLISAHQIPGDYQILWDTANKPIASGAYVCRMKVGDYEAKKRMLLLK, from the coding sequence ATGAACAGATTATTGATCGCCGCAGTACTGATGATTTCAGTTTTTAGACTCAATGCTCAGCAGCCTGAAGATGGCTGGAGCTTTTCATATCCAGGCGACAATTTCACCAACGATGCGCTGCTCGATTTGCGCTATCTCAATGAGAATATCGCTGGTGAAAACGGTTTCGTCCAACTTTCGCCCGATGGAAATTCCTTCCAAACAGAAAACGGAACGCCCATCCGCTTCTGGAGCATCAATGGCGGTGAGGAAACGAGACGGATGAGCGATGCGGAGCTGGCCAGATTTGCTCGGTTCCTGGCAAAAATGGGGGTGAATATGATCCGGTATCACGGCAGCATCAATCCAACCGGGGCCAATATCAACGATATTGACAAAGATGATGTAAATGGCATCTGGCGCATGGTGGCTGCCATGAAAAAAGAGGGCATCTATTCGACCATCTCACCATTCTGGCCGCACTTTGGCCACATGGGCGAGCCCAAATTGAGTGGCTGGGGCATTCCTGGCTACACTGGAAACGATGATCTGTGGGGGGTGATCTATTTCAGCGACACGCTGAAAAATGCCTATAAAAACTGGGTGAATTATCTTTATACCGAAAAAAATCCTTACACGGGAGTGGCGCTAAAGGATGATCCGGCAGTTGGCGTGATCGCGGTGATGAACGAAGACGGGCTGTTCTGGTGGACAGTATCCATGATGAAAGAAGACTTTATGCCGATTGTCCGAAAGAAGTTTTATCAATGGGCCGTAGCGAAATATGGATCGGCTTCGGCCGTAAAAGCGGCGTGGTCAAATGCAGCCGAAAGCAAGGACAATTGGGCTGCAGAGGAACTGGGATTATACCACATCTGGGATGCCACCCAGCCGCAATCTGGGGGCAAAGCCAAACGCCTGACCGACCAAATTCAGTTCCTGGCTGAAACCCAAAGGAAGTTTTATGCAGAAATACACGACTACTACCGTTCGTTGGGGTGCAAACAACTGATCTATGCCAATAATTGGAAAACGGCCGATGCCACGCTGCTGTTCGATGCCGAAAGATATACCAACACATCCTGCGAGATTATTGCCATCAACCGCTATTATGATCCTGGCCATGTTGGGCCCAATGCGGGCTGGCGAATCGATCCGGGCGATTGCTATGAAGGAAAATCAGTGCTTTTTCGACCGCACCAGCTACCGGTCAATATCAAACAGGTGGTCGGCCATCCGACGCTGGTTACCGAGAGTGGCTGGAATCTTCCGCATAAATATCAGGCAGAGGGTCCGTTCCTGGTTGCGGCGTTTATGTCCTTAACTGGCGTGGATTCCTATTACTGGTTTTCGCCGACATCGCCCGCTTACGATCCCAATCCTTATTTCACCTGGGCCAATCTGCCTGGCGGCCAGCATCCGATGCACCGCTGGACCATCTCAACTCCGGGCCAATTGGCGATGTTTCCGGCCAATGCGCTGATCTTCAGAAAAGGGCTCATCAGCGAAGGGAAAACCATGGTTCATGAGGTACGCACACCAACATCAATTTTTGCCCGCCAAATGCCGCTGATCAGCGAGGAAAACAGTTTCGATCCCAATCGCGACAATTACAGCAACATCAACCCAGCCAAAGATACGCCCGTTTCGCCGCTGGCGCACCTCACTGGCAGAATCGAGGTCGTTTATGACACCGTAGCTTCGGGTTCGGTGGTTTCGCCAGCGATCGAGGCCGACATTGATTATCATAAAAAAATTATTAAAGCCAGCAATGGCCAGATTGAATGGGATTACAAAAATGGGATTTGCGTTTTGAACGCTCCTTCGGCCAAAGGTGTGTGTGGCTTTGTCAAAAGTAAGCAATCTTTCGATCTGAACGATGTCATTATTGAGTCCAGCAACGATTATGCGGTGGTCAATGTCGTGGCGATGGATGACAAACCGATTAGTGAATCATCCAAAATCCTGATTCAGATTGGCACGGTTTACCGACCGACTGGCTGGGCGGAAGTGGCGACGAGTTTCGATCTGAATGGAACAATGGTTTCGGGTTTTAAAATCGAAAATACTGGCAAAATGCCCTGGAAATGTGCCAATACTCAAGTGACTGTTAAAATAAAAAACAAGGGATTGAACCTGGCGCGGTTGCTCGATGCCGCGGGTTATGCCAAATCTACCATTGACATTGTCGACGAAGGCGAGCATGTAAAGATCGAGTTGCCAGCTACTGCCATGTATGTGGTACTCGAAAATACCACCACACCTGTGGAAAAAAGTTCGGGATTGAATTTAAAAAACCATCATTTGTTCGACAACTACCCAAATCCATTTAATACTGCCACCATGATCCATTACTTTTTAGCGCAACCTGGATTCGTGTCTATCGATGTGTACAATACTATCGGGCAACGGGTGGATAATCTGATTTCGGCGCATCAGATTCCAGGCGATTATCAGATTCTCTGGGATACAGCCAACAAACCGATTGCCAGTGGCGCTTATGTTTGCCGAATGAAAGTCGGTGATTATGAAGCGAAGAAACGAATGCTCCTATTAAAATAA